The following is a genomic window from Neodiprion pinetum isolate iyNeoPine1 chromosome 3, iyNeoPine1.2, whole genome shotgun sequence.
GATATgagtaatataattataggtatatatacaatGAAGAAAATCGTTTATTTAGGTTTTTGTTAAACGTCTATGCGtgcgtgcgcgtgtgtgtgtgtatttgttTGAAGTTGTGTATGAGCTACGGTACGTGGCCGCCaactaagaaaaatatttttattaaaattactttgaaaaCGAACAACTAGAAAACCATGTTTGATATATAATGTCATTTACCGCAATTGTGTAAACAACCTGTTTAGAGaaagtagattttttttctcatggtgacattttttgtatttactAAGAACTAGCCTCTCGTTATGACATCAGTGAACGGTGTCGGATTTTAAGTTTTACTAGACACCTAGTCGAAATCGATTTTCCAGTTTTACGGAATtgagtgaatttgaaaattcgataataGTTTGTGTACGTTGAACACTGAATATACATAAAGCTTTATACATAATTGATTTATGATCTCGTAGAGCAAAAAAGATTGAGATTTGAAAATCGTCATTGCACGCGCGTATATAACAATTAATTATAGTTTCCGGTCTGTTCGTTGGCCACTAATTCCCTTTCAATTTACTGAGTGACCGTTTTGagtatcgaaaaattcattcgagttaatcatttttaattcgtaaataatactcaaaacaaaattctcaACTGCTCCCgaatattttgtataattaataattacgaATTTATCGCTAGATTATAACTTTTGGAAGATAcggatatatacatatattatatatacgtattgtaAATACCGTTGCAATCGAGGAAATCTAGAGACTCTTAAATTATAGTATACCAATAAAATCTCTCACCTGTTTTCCATATTTTGTATACcttatttatttcgtttttcttgtataataatcataatagtACAATTTAAAACAATAGTGCTCGTGTATTTATGTAATGTACAGGATATCTTTAGGCTATAGtacaatttaaaatgaaataaaaatcataaaacTATTAAgtattttaatacattttttccacTACTGGATGACAGTGACAGTTCTTTTGATCGTATATCCGTGTATATCTCGTGAAgggtatttatatttttctgaaGGTCTATCtacaatttattttgtaaaatattcattaagTTTACGATATGATTTTTCATGTTTCTATCGTAACGAATCCTATGCATATTCATATTATGTatacgaatttttacattacatcgttatgaatttttgttcttttaatTAAAAGCTGTAccatttaaataattaaagcTATGATCTACGTTCTAGCGATTATCTACAAAAACCTATAGTGTTATGCTGGATgaataagaaataattatcgGCCGTTACCAGTTAGCCGTCGATTACTCTTGGCGACAATTAACGTATTGTAACTAACAAGGACGATAGTAGAGCCCATTTATGCATTTCTATCTCGCTTCGAGTTCCGATTAATGCGAATAATCGATGTTGGATATATTGTAGACAGTTAATTGTTACCATTAAACGATCCATTAGAAATATACGTAAAAACTTCGGAAGGGTGACCcaaatgatattttaaattGGTATGAAAAGCTCGCCGCGTAGTATGATCAACAGAATAAAAGAAACAGCTACCGTGTTATTCAGTTGAAAAATGGATTTAAAAATGTCCAAGCACGAATTCAGTAAAATTGAACGGAAGTCGAGGATTTTCGGAATCCCTAACGCCAGTCACCGACGGAAAATTATTGTAGGGCTCTTTCGGATGATTAATAGATGCAAATTAAGTTTCAATTTGTTCTccatttttaattgttttcgtcgatttcaaaaaatcgaataatatatatatatatatattgaccatggataattgaaaatgtattaagctaattgaatttaaataatttagtTTGGTATTAGTGTTTTGAGATCGTGTACTTTTGCCGCTAGTTGAAGAATCGACAGCTGAAAATGCATTGACAGATAAAATGTGAACGAATGAATCAAATATCAATCAATTGCTCGATCAGCTGTCGGCTTctactttatatatatacacacacgcacatatATAACAGATTCTGGTTATCAGTTAAGTTAGTACTAACTAACTTCAACCGACTAACTAGATAACTATCTAAGTTACAGGTTTTacattaaatatatacattgaTATTTTACTATTCCGTAAGAAACTTAAATTGTAACGAAGGAAAAATGTCGATCACTGGTCTTTCTTTTGCAATGCCCTTGAAACGTTAGTGTCAGTTAAAATCTGATTTAATTACGGACTAGAATTTAATCATAGATTAATCGTAGCTTAATCTGGTAAATACTAGTTTGATTCATAACTTCGGGAATAACTTTTTATCTCTTTTAGATCATTTAGCAGGCATTATTATAAGTCTAATTaatattactattgttattactagttaattactattattattaatattattattcgcgTTGCTgctatttcatttattattattattattatcatcatcatcatcgtcatcatcgtcatcgtcgtcatcgtcgtcatcgtcgtcatcgtcgtcatcgtcgtcgtcatcatcatcatcatcatcatcatcatcatcattatcatcatcatcatcatcatcatcatcatcatcatcatcatcatcgatATCCGTTATTACCTTAAATGTggagtttgaatttttgttcgtCGTTGTGGTAGGCCTAGGGTGTGGATAtactgtatataatatttatatagagtttaataataatatggtATAGTAATGTACAGGGATTTGCGTTTAGTTTCGTTTTGTacaattatttacatataGATAAGTCAAGAAACCACACTACCATTCCACGTGTACATCTCACTATGTCTCATCTCGAGGTTGAGAACCTCTGGCTCGCTTGAAAGCATGTAAGCTATATCACATTGGCTTCATAAGCCGTTcgttttcacaataataattaatgattCGAATACCATTTACGATAGTACGTAATTATAACGCaattatagatatatgtatcatttttaaaaatggaaaataagaagagaaagaaaaaaggaagaaagagaagTAAAAAGTCCCTTCCACGATTATTCACTTTTTGGCTACATCAtttatcattaattttataataataataataatagcaataataataacaacaataataataataataataataataacattggTAACGGTCTCAAGTaattcttttcattatttctcatgatttttttttcataaatagaGCGCTTAAAGCAAACATGAAAtgagagaaatgaaatttcaaccgAAAAAAACAGTCGTATCCGAAGAAATAACGTCAACAGATTAtactatatataataaaaacgatAACATGAATCACAATTACGTAATGATTTAGTTTAACTTagttaaaattaataataatttcatctAATAACGTTACGGGAGATTGCACTGTGGTGCCCAAACTCTTTTGGACAAAAGTTCGGATACATtgatttccttttcttctttttcttttttaaaaagagAATCGGTACTTATCATATACCTCATATATTAGCGTAGGTAGAGCAGATTGCCAAGTGCCAAAGCGAATGGTTAACAGTTAAACGAGTTTCTATGCGCTGTGTGCAACATTTCACGAACGTTTTGATGCGCGCATATCACAAATTAAATTGTTACCACACTCACCCGCTCTCGTTCCGTTCACTGTGCTAAAGAGTTTTTGATTCTGCTCTATTTTTCGGTGTAAATTCACCCGCGTCCTTACtctttttgatgaataattttttgttgcaGTTTTCATTCTTACTCTTTTCAGCAAGGTACAACCTGCGCCGGTAATACGGTAATGCCCTTATTGTAGGCAGGAATCGGCTCTAGCCGATATTCCTATCGTTggcttcttttttattttgatattattttttttttttttttaaatttttttttttttacaagatttatctaaactatttttatttcttttgcattttacttcttttttcttcactaaGATCACTTTTTCAAAAGCGTACATATTTTGGCAAGTCGATAACGACGACATTCACTGTACTTCACTTCACTCTATAATACCTTGATTACTGatggaggaaaagaaacaaaaaagggaaaaataatttaaggAAGGAACGAAGGCCTGCGGGGGCGGAAGATACAGGGAGTTTGATATCCTTTCTCCATAATTCACGTCACATCAATATCCCATAGAGATCATGATCCCGTTGCAATTTATTAAACCCCGTGCAATTAATAATCCCACGTTTGATCCTCAGGCTCGTGTTTTACAACATCCTTAACGTTGTCCTCCTGCAGTgaatgctgctgctgcggcagttgttgttgttgctgctgctgctgttgttgttgctgatGATGTTGCTgatgttgctgctgttgctgctgctgtggCTGCTGCTGCAAACTGGGCTGTTCCGAAGGGGGTCGAGGCGATGTGATCGGACTGTGCTGACCAGACTTTGGACTGGGCATCGGACTGTCACTATCCTGGAGGCCTTGTCCCGTTCCGGATGCGGACGAGGAGTCACTCCCGGCGTCCTCCTCGTATCTATCCTGCACGGGGGTTGGTTCGACGCGTACGGTTTCCTCGGCTTCTCGCTTGACTCCGTAGTCGTCTGTCTGCATAACGCAAACTCCGTTAATTATCACCTCGTCACCGGTCCTGGCCGGTTCCTGCCATTCGGGGTTCACCCACTGGGGCGCGGCCGGCTTTCTCCTGTTCGATCGGACCGTGGCCGGTGCCGGGGTCTCCGTAGGTTCCCGTTTTATGCTCCCCGCCGAACCATCCGAGTCCTCGCTACCGGGGTTGCTCATCGCGTCGTCGCCATCGTCGTCCTCGAACTCCTGGTTCGGCTCCCGTTTCAGAGCCCCCATGGAGAGGTCGAGTCCCGAGCATTGCTCCTTCAGGACATTGCCGACGAGGGCAACAAGGTTCGTGTTGAAGTACGGGGGATACGGAATCGGGACGTTCCCTAGGCCCAGCCTTTCCTTCTGGATCTCAAGTAGTCTTTGGTTGAGAAGTAGCCGGAACTGTACGGGGTCGAAGGGTTGGCCCGGTTCTCTGGGGGACTGCGGTTCCTGGGGACCGTGAGAGGACTGCTGCTTCAGCCGCATCCTGTGATTGTGGAACCAGTTCGTTATCGTCCGCGACGAGAGGGCGAGTTCTGCGGCGAGGAATTCTATCGTCGCGACGTTCGGGTAGGGGTCAAGATTGAAGGCGAGTCTAAGGGCCTCTTTCTGCTCCTCGGAAAAGAGGACGCGTTGTTTCTTCGCCGAGGCTGGACCGGGTCCGGGCGATGCCGCGTGGTAAAACTCGGCAGTGTCGTTGCTCGAGGTGTCCGAACTGTTGTCGTGACCAGGGCCGCTGTTCCGTCGCCTCTTGTTGGCCTCCCGCCGCTCGTTCTTCAGGGCCTGAAGCCGGTCGACGTTATGGGCGTCCGACAGCCAGAGTTGCATCCTTATGAACGGTTCGCGTCCCTTTATGCTCAGCATGTGCCAGGGCTTTGGTTTGCTCAGCAACTCACTCACCGAACCCTGAGACAGGCCGAGTACCGCCTCACCGAATATTTTCTGCCCGATATTGTTAGCCAGAAGAGCTTCCTTGATCTTCGTCGTTATCGTCTGGGTATCGAGGTCCTGCGTCAAGGCCGCCATCTCGTAAACACTCGGGGAAATGTGGGGATGAAGATTGCGCAACGGCGAAGGTGCCATTTGATGGTGAGGTGAGTGGATGCTCATTTGCTGTTGTTTCTTCTGCAGTTCCTGCATCGTCAGCTGTGTATGAGGGTGGTGAGGAGCGGTGGGAGTGAGTATCATCGGCGGCGGTGGCTGCGGGTGCTGCGGATGCTGCGGACTCTGCTGGGGAGGTCCAAGCTGCATTTGAGATTCCTGCTGATGCTGCGCCGCCGCCTGAGCTGCGGCCTGTGCGGCGGCTTGGGCTTTCGCTGCATTCTGGAGCTGCTCTTGCACGAGCTTCGTAGGCGGCATCGGTTTCATGGGGGTGCCGCAGGCTGTAAGGAAAAGTTTGGCAACGTTAGACGTGATCGGAAAAACGGAACGTCTGGTCATAGCCCAAAAGCTCCTTAGTAGGTACGGTGCTTCAGGATTACGAAGTAGTACCTTCGGTTCCACCCACCTACAACGCACCCAAACACTCGAAGGGATTTTTCGCAATGCCACATTAGTTGGCGTCCGAAGTTGATGAAAGTACGATACGTTGACTGGAGGGAAAATTcggatgaaattttgataatattgagTTTTACGTATTTGAAATGACTAAAAAAGATGTGATCAAAAATTCAGTCCAGCAAAATTTTGGTTATGGTAGCATgtgtactgaaaaaaaaatcatatcttTTGCGATGAAAGTGTACATGCGTACCGgcatcaaaagttatttgCGCATATACACGGTCATCGCGAaagaataacattttttttcaggacACGTGCTTCCATGATCTAAACTGTgttggaatgaatttttgatcacctcttttttagttattttaaAAACGAACAATCCtacattattgaaattttatcggaTCCCCCTCCCTTAAACTTGAAAAGCTAATAAATTGCACTACGGTTTGAGATTTTTGTATCATTTCTGCGGCCTTTACAGTTTTAACCAGTTTGAACGGGGTTTTTCACGAATAAATATGCTACTCTACGGATAAGTGGCCTTCCATAGAAATATTTTAAGTACCGGGAATCCCCATCGTGATAGTTTCTACGTATCGACGAGTGAGATTGAAAAACCGCCAGTGTTTGAGGTCAcatacacggagagaaaaatctgagaaaaattaccctgctgtctataatcgtgatgtaaaagaTACTTAatgcattttttattgatgcatgttacaaaaattataggtttttatgaaaaaaattactacctTGCTTAGAAACTATGTATTTCGGCAgcataaaatttaaaatgtgacGACGCATTTTTCTGATGCAGCACCGTAAAAACTACATTAggtgtcttttacatcacgatcatagtaacagcagggtaatttttctcagatttttctctctgtgTAGGTGGTTGGATTGCGTTGAGTAAGCTTTTGAGCTATGATTGGTGGAATAAAGTAACAAAACATCTATATTGACCTGAGTTAAACTTACGAGGCAGGCCGCCGTAGCCGCCGGTCCTCATGAGCTTCTCCGGTGCGATTTTATACTGGCTAGCGACAAGCTTGTGCACCGCGTTATCGTCCTCGAGGAACATCTTCATTCTAATGAACGGCTCGCGTCCTTTCTGCGTAAGCATATGCCAGGGTTTCGGCCTGGCCAAAAGATCCGACACGGATCCTTGCGAGAGTCCGAGAACGGACTCGCCGAATAGACGCTGGGAAATCGAGTACTGGGAGAGCTGCTCCTTCACCTGTACAGAAATCTTGGCGATTCAGTCTCCAGAATAGGAATGAAAGTCCAACGCGAAAACTGTCGCGTACGTTTAATAAACAGTTACGGATTTATGACTTACCCTTTTGACGATGTCTTCCGTGTTCAGGTTGTTGTACATGTCGAACTGCTGCTGCGTTATCGGTGGTAAAACCGCTTTCAATGGTCTCTGATTCGGCGAATGGTGAGTCGGGGTGGACGGTTGGCTGATTAAGCTATTTGTTATGGAAGCCATCCTCTGAAGCGGACTGGCTGCTGCTGCACCGGCAAACTCTTCGCTCGGCGTCATGGCTGGTGGTAAAATCGAGTTGCCCAGAGGTGAACTAGCGCTGGAACCACCCGGGGTAGACTGGGGTCCGATGGACTGTTCCTGCTTCGGTCGGACCAGGGAGAAAGCACTTCCCGCATGTCTCATTGCCTCCTCCATCTTTTCCTTGTCTTCCTCCGAAACTCCGTTCATCATTTTGGCCCGCGGGTCTACCTTGACCAGACTGAGGTCCTGAACACCACCGCCATTCGTTGCGAGATGGTGCTGCTGGAGAGCCTGCTGCTGAAGAGCCAAGAGGCCCGGAAGTCCTGGCAGACCGGGGAGTCCGGCTAAGCCGGGATTTTGCCCGGGACCAGAGTTGAGCTTTTGTAATTCGCGGTGATACGCGTCGAGGGCAAGGCGAATGTCGTCCTGCGTGCGATCCATCCCCTGCATACCCTGGGCACCGCTGAAAAACGGAGGAAACATCGCACTGCGATTAATCGAGATTAAGTGCTGTCCTCATTGATGATCAATTTGGCACTGAAGGGGGGCAACTTATTGCGCATTTATTGTGGAACAGGTgggacattttttaaatcggtTCAAGAAAAGTGATCCTCAGCTTCGGCGAAATTAGGAAAATTGTCGGGAGATTGGAGGGATTGTTGAATCGCTTTAATTCTCAAAGCTACACGTTTGCcgggtttgaaaaattctcaattaaaaaaatacaacttcACTGATTTCATAATATCTGTCCGGTttccttgaaaaattaattatttgcaaTACCTTGAAAGGAAGAAATATGGAATCGGATACTGTAACTGTTTTGAAAAGCTATTCGAAGTGCGGACGTAAGAGGAACATGCTTACTCCGGAAAATCGGGTGATTGGAAATCCCACCGGtggatgtaataaaatatcgaaCAATAATAAGAGGGTGTCGGGCGTGTAGGAAGGTACTAAAGTGAGCTCATTGAGTAAATATTAATACTACATTACGTTTATGCGATGCTGTTAAAGCGCTTGAGATTTGGGGTGTTATATTTTTAGAACTATAATGGGTCCAATAGTGATGAGCGTATTTAAAATGTCCGAGGTAGGCATGCTAGAAAACTATTAGCATTATGCGCATGTGTATAACTCGTAACCGTAAACCGAGAGATATAGCAATGAAAATGTGGACGATAAAAGAATGATCTGAAAAACGGTCTGTCGGATTGGCGAGCTCACCTCGATGGGAAATCCCTGTGTCCGCGAAGATCGTCAACTCTGCGTCCCATCAGCTTGGCCAGCTCTTCTTGATAGATCCTCACAACCTTCTCCTGGGGAATGTCGTCGTTTTCGTACTTCTTTAGTCTCCTGTTTTGGCTGTCGATTCTTTCCTTGCTAAAGGGGCTAGGGCAGCCAACTCGATGCGGACTCTTGCTATCGGCGTCGTTTGAGGTGTCGTGCTGCATCTGAAGGTGTCCGGACTCCGATAGCATGTGGGCCAATCGTTCGTCGCTCATGTCCTGAGGACCACCGTCTTGGGGACCTCTGGCAAAGGTCGGCATTCCCTGCTCCTTGCCTGCAACACACTCTACGGGTAAGATACGACTTGCGATGCGTTCTCATGTCTTTCATCGGTTATTGTACGGCGGTAGTATTCCACACGTATAtgcttatatgtataatacaggCAATGGGCATGTAAATACATTGCAGGGGTTTTTCGTGTTTCGCACAAAGGATCTGGAATTTCGAGGATCTACAGTTCATCCCTGCGAGATAAATTAATATCGGCCTTTCCCTAGTTTTTTGCTGCCTCTTTAAGTATCACGCAGAACACGCACATAATGCATAGCTGgaaagtatacgtataaccgATTCCGAGAGTCGTCGAACAAAAAAGGACAAAAGAAGGACCGActgagtgaagaaaaaagttatttcTAAGCATTGGAACGACGATCAGACCACGTCGAACTAGAACGAACACCGACCGAAATTATCCAAAACTACTCGTTTCCTGGTAATCCGTGGGAGGTGGAAAAAAGGTGATATTAGAATAGTTATAATAGTCGTAGGTATAGCGGCAACAGAAGCAGCAACATCAACATCGTCGGAGACGGACTGCAGGCGTGATGGTTATAGACGAATGTTATACGTTGAGAAAATGAGCGGCACATTGTATGGTTAGAAAAAGCCACATCGCGTGCAACGGGCAATAGCGGCATGATCATCTCGACACGCAAGACAAAAATGTTAACAACACAGAGCCGGCGAAGTGGTACGAGCCGACAATGTACGCCTGCACCGTTGGTCATTGTTCGACGTTGATTTTACAACACTTGGTCGGCTACCCAAAAACCAGCTCTAACTTCGGCACCCTGGCTACAGACACGCACGAAATCAAAATTACATTCCAGCGTTGTTGCAAGCTTTCACTTTCGAAGTTTGCTCACCCTTACGTACACATGACCCAGACcaagaatttataatttaaaaaaaaaaagaaatatatacaACATTATCTAAGAGCGTTAATTGTAGGCAGACTGCGCGGTAAAATACCGTGTTCGAATATAAAATCGACGGTACATTAGATACAACCATTATCTTCTTCTTTAAATTTTCCATATTTGCAATAACCTTGTAGGTATGCGAAGAGGGTTACACGTGACCCGGCTAACAATGTGCAGCGATTTCGCATGTAGACGACCAGACCGCTAATAATAACGTCACCCTCCCGCGCATTGCCTCAAATTGGAGGCAGTTCGGGGGATTCAGGTATGATTCCCGTGTAGACGTATAGTCATCGGCGCCATTCGAAACAGAGAATCGCTGGCACCGCAGTCAAAGTCTTCTGGCACGGAGTCAAGCGTTGCGACAATGCAcctacgtacgtatgtatatacatgtgtgtacgAATGTAtattgcgatatttttttccctggTTGATTTCTGTACCGTCGCATTATGGACGCAGTTACGTTACAAATTCCGCTGCGCGGTTTCCTCTTCGCGATCGGATCCTGTACTCGAATTTCGGCAGTCAATCGATAGCTTCGCAACGGATGCGAAGCAGTGACAGGATCTTTTACACCGGATA
Proteins encoded in this region:
- the cut gene encoding homeobox protein cut isoform X2, with translation MQASAEANSLDLQAMQSMDWLFKKERIYLLAQFWQQRATLAEKEVTALKEQLAAAGDGTTKTEGPQTPQNLHHGDQTHDPNNPRRTPNANFEQELHAKDKEISQLSEEVTRLQQSLQRLQETSTQATARLEEELELRRQHIHRLEVRLERQRDYDDLKRELSILRSVDFSQIPTGEPGKSLEHLLLERTKALQQTENLKPPTTPDALGGLASPLQPAATASPHGGNALPSASQPPPPPPPPPPLPAPTRSTPTPSSATSSSSLLFHPPLQNVETFGSFLGEEIVANWRRSLERSIMSQQHPQVSQSQPQLLHGPSLNHLPSPTDSTNTPAKSNTPLGSGLDASEKAPTPIPGQETPAPPTPSSTAGLTSPPSLQPPPTVVEHQHQHHQPAPPSMNGIPPKSPVEESCHNNNNSHHLTNNNIGGGLSVLDTLKSPFRFDDHRAHFRFADELGAAGMAGRLGESLIPKGDPMEARLQEMLRYNMDKYASQNLDTLHIARRVRELLSIHNIGQRLFAKYVLGLSQGTVSELLSKPKPWDKLTEKGRDSYRKMHGWACDDNAVMLLKSLIPKKECVAGKEQGMPTFARGPQDGGPQDMSDERLAHMLSESGHLQMQHDTSNDADSKSPHRVGCPSPFSKERIDSQNRRLKKYENDDIPQEKVVRIYQEELAKLMGRRVDDLRGHRDFPSSAMFPPFFSGAQGMQGMDRTQDDIRLALDAYHRELQKLNSGPGQNPGLAGLPGLPGLPGLLALQQQALQQHHLATNGGGVQDLSLVKVDPRAKMMNGVSEEDKEKMEEAMRHAGSAFSLVRPKQEQSIGPQSTPGGSSASSPLGNSILPPAMTPSEEFAGAAAASPLQRMASITNSLISQPSTPTHHSPNQRPLKAVLPPITQQQFDMYNNLNTEDIVKRVKEQLSQYSISQRLFGESVLGLSQGSVSDLLARPKPWHMLTQKGREPFIRMKMFLEDDNAVHKLVASQYKIAPEKLMRTGGYGGLPRKFNSACGTPMKPMPPTKLVQEQLQNAAKAQAAAQAAAQAAAQHQQESQMQLGPPQQSPQHPQHPQPPPPMILTPTAPHHPHTQLTMQELQKKQQQMSIHSPHHQMAPSPLRNLHPHISPSVYEMAALTQDLDTQTITTKIKEALLANNIGQKIFGEAVLGLSQGSVSELLSKPKPWHMLSIKGREPFIRMQLWLSDAHNVDRLQALKNERREANKRRRNSGPGHDNSSDTSSNDTAEFYHAASPGPGPASAKKQRVLFSEEQKEALRLAFNLDPYPNVATIEFLAAELALSSRTITNWFHNHRMRLKQQSSHGPQEPQSPREPGQPFDPVQFRLLLNQRLLEIQKERLGLGNVPIPYPPYFNTNLVALVGNVLKEQCSGLDLSMGALKREPNQEFEDDDGDDAMSNPGSEDSDGSAGSIKREPTETPAPATVRSNRRKPAAPQWVNPEWQEPARTGDEVIINGVCVMQTDDYGVKREAEETVRVEPTPVQDRYEEDAGSDSSSASGTGQGLQDSDSPMPSPKSGQHSPITSPRPPSEQPSLQQQPQQQQQQQHQQHHQQQQQQQQQQQQLPQQQHSLQEDNVKDVVKHEPEDQTWDY